Proteins from a genomic interval of Lolium perenne isolate Kyuss_39 chromosome 1, Kyuss_2.0, whole genome shotgun sequence:
- the LOC127340272 gene encoding uncharacterized protein: MHGCTRIHPCSPIFPPIAYEPSEPTRPQIKHPSMEQLRQVGEALGGVAALMAFHHELRVNPRQCRLLADACALAFDAVAAEVRAHLRFDDRLVGRWRPLESPLRELQRAVRDADHYIRHCLGDTHGGGNTSWWARAVVATHGVECVELHMHSLLWCVAVVLEAVEVAAEAAASSDPDELARSRTLFGRDYDKDLIDPALFRRSKVGMAYLSTQELIARLDTAWKEDRWLLSQLLDEMKQGSSKPMSRHEHRLADLLAAPRGKLHPASALLAGGDFHIRRRLGGSLKEAQWMGEAIAVKHYIGVDADDAAVCAEIALLTSVAHPNVAHCRYCFHDEEKREAFLVMDQLMGKDLGCYVKEVTGGGKRTPRAPLPLVVVVDTMLQIARGMEHLHSKNIYHGDLNPSNVLVKQRHGAADGYVIIKVAGFGGHSAATATSPARKASHATAGTNANANANGSGNGGANPCIWYAPEVLENDEAAARRTEKADAYSFGMICFELITGKIPFEDNHLQGDNMSKNIRAGERPLFPFQAPKYLTGLTRRCWHADPAQRPSFSSICRVLRYVKRFLVLNPEQHDAPAPAVDYLDMDAMLQRKLPAWQGSASAPRVSDVPFEMYAYRVMEKEKGKAAPGILHISDSGSDGNSLCGDESVHSAATLPDIAETASPTTWSRSLSARSSGSGSGRMPPALSSPRRPAGRAAAAKAEWRAFVRLAAGPPQKSRSMGVVRQPLPQLQVIRRTPRIMSDGQLQAAVIPQSRRRGNGGHASDSELA, from the exons ATGCATGGCTGCACTCGTATCCATCCATGCTCACCCATCTTTCCTCCAATTGCATATGAGCCGAGCGAGCCAACGAGGCCCCAAATTAAGCATCCATCCATGGAGCAGCTCCGTCAGGTGGGCGAGGCCCTCGGCGGCGTCGCCGCCCTCATGGCCTTCCACCACGAGCTCCGCGTCAACCCGCGCCAATGCCGCCTCCTGGCCGACGCATGCGCGCTCGCAttcgacgccgtcgccgccgaggTGCGCGCCCACCTCCGCTTCGACGACCGCCTCGTCGGCAGGTGGAGGCCCCTCGAGTCCCCGCTCCGCGAGCTCCAGCGCGCCGTCCGCGACGCCGATCACTACATCCGGCACTGCCTCGGCGACACGCACGGCGGCGGCAATACCAGCTGGTGGGCGCGCGCGGTCGTGGCCACGCATGGCGTCGAGTGCGTTGAGCTGCACATGCACAGCCTCCTCTGGTGCGTCGCCGTCGTGCTCGAGGCCGTCGAGGTTGCCGCGGAGGCCGCCGCGTCGTCCGACCCCGATGAGCTCGCCCGAAGCCGGACGCTCTTTGGTAGAGATTACGACAAAGATCTCATTGATCCGGCCCTGTTCCGGCGAAGCAAGGTCGGCATGGCATACTTGTCCACGCAAGAGCTCATCGCCCGGTTGGACACGGCGTGGAAGGAGGACAGGTGGCTCCTCTCCCAGCTGCTCGACGAAATGAAACAAGGCTCCTCCAAGCCGATGTCACGGCACGAGCACCGGCTCGCCGACCTCCTAGCCGCGCCACGTGGAAAGCTGCACCCGGCATCCGCGCTCCTCGCCGGCGGCGACTTCCACATACGGCGGCGCCTGGGCGGCAGCCTCAAGGAGGCGCAGTGGATGGGGGAGGCCATCGCCGTGAAGCATTACATCGGGGTGGACGCCGACGACGCCGCGGTCTGCGCCGAGATCGCGCTGCTCACCTCCGTGGCGCACCCGAACGTGGCGCACTGCCGGTACTGCTTCCACGACGAGGAGAAGCGCGAGGCGTTCCTGGTCATGGACCAGCTCATGGGCAAGGACCTCGGGTGCTACGTCAAGGAGGTGACCGGCGGCGGCAAGCGGACGCCGCGCGCGCCGCTCCCGCTCGTCGTCGTCGTGGACACGATGCTGCAGATCGCGCGCGGCATGGAGCACCTCCACTCAAAGAATATATACCACGGCGACCTCAACCCGTCCAACGTGCTCGTCAAGCAGAGGCACGGCGCCGCCGACGGGTACGTGATCATcaaggtcgccgggttcggcggcCACTCCGCCGCCACAGCGACTAGCCCCGCCCGGAAGGCGTCGCATGCCACCGCCGGAACAAACGCAAACGCAAACGCCAATGGCAGTGGCAATGGCGGTGCGAACCCATGCATATGGTACGCGCCGGAGGTACTGGAGAACGACGAGGCCGCGGCGCGGCGCACGGAAAAGGCCGACGCGTATAGCTTCGGCATGATTTGCTTCGAGCTGATCACCGGCAAGATCCCGTTCGAGGACAACCACCTGCAGGGGGACAACATGAGCAAGAACATCCGCGCCGGCGAGAGGCCGCTGTTCCCGTTCCAGGCGCCCAAGTACCTCACCGGCCTCACCAGGCGCTGCTGGCACGCCGACCCGGCGCAGCGCCCGTCCTTCAGCTCCATCTGCCGCGTGCTACGCTACGTCAAGCGGTTCCTCGTCCTGAACCCGGAGCAGCATgatgcgccggcgccggcggtggACTACCTCGACATGGACGCGATGCTGCAGAGGAAGCTCCCGGCGTGGCAGGGCagcgcgtcggcgcctcgcgtGTCCGACGTGCCGTTCGAGATGTACGCGTACAGGGTGATGGAGAAGGAGAAGGGCAAGGCGGCACCCGGGATCCTGCACATCTCCGACTCCGGCAGCGACGGGAACTCGCTGTGCGGGGACGAGAGCGTCCATAGCGCCGCGACGCTGCCAGACATTGCTGAGACAGCCTCGCCCACCACCTGGTCGAGATCGCTGTCGGCGAggagcagcggcagcggcagcggcaggaTGCCGCCGGCGCTGTCGTCGCCGCGAAGGCCGGCTGGCAGGGCGGCCGCCGCCAAAGCAG AATGGCGTGCGTTCGTGCGTCTCGCTGCAGGACCGCCGCAGAAGTCGAGGTCGATGGGGGTGGTACGGCAGCCGCTGCCGCAGCTGCAGGTCATCCGACGTACGCCGAGGATAATGTCCGACGGGCAGTTGCAAGCGGCTGTGATTCCACAATCCCGCCGGCGTGGGAACGGTGGTCACGCTTCAGACTCGGAATTAGCCTAG
- the LOC127327814 gene encoding mitochondrial adenine nucleotide transporter ADNT1 has product MASEDVVGKSRGDTAVNTIVNLAEEAKLAREGVKGPGHQVLTVCKSLFAGGVAGGLSRTAVAPLERLKILLQVQNPHSIKYNGTVQGLKYIWRTEGLRGLFKGNGTNCARIVPNSAVKFFSYEQASRGVLYLYRQQTGDENAQLTPVLRLGAGACAGIIAMSATYPMDMVRGRITVQTDKSPYQYRGMFHALGTVYREEGFRALYRGWLPSVIGVVPYVGLNFAVYESLKDWILRTNAFGLADNNELHVVTRLGCGAVAGTIGQTVAYPLDVVRRRMQMVGWNHAASIITGEGKEALQYNGMVDAFRKTVRHEGFGALYKGLVPNSVKVVPSIAIAFVTYEAVKDVLGVEMRID; this is encoded by the exons ATGGCATCGGAGGACGTGGTGGGCAAGAGCAGGGGCGACACGGCCGTCAACACCATCGTCAACCTGGCCGAGGAGGCCAAGCTCGCGCGCGAGGGGGTCAAGGGCCCCGGACACCAGGTCCTCACCGTATGCAAGTCGCTCTTCGCAGGAGGCGTCGCCGGCGGACT ATCAAGGACTGCTGTTGCTCCTCTTGAGCGATTGAAGATCCTGCTTCAG GTTCAAAATCCTCACAGTATCAAGTACAATGGTACAGTTCAAGGGCTGAAGTATATATGGAGAACCGAAGGCCTTCGTGGACTCTTTAAGGGCAATGGGACGAATTGTGCTAGGATTGTCCCAAATTCTGCTGTCAAGTTCTTCAGTTATGAGCAAGCATCAAG GGGTGTTTTGTATCTGTACCGACAACAGACTGGGGATG AGAATGCTCAGCTTACTCCAGTACTGCGCCTTGGGGCTGGAGCCTGTGCTGGTATCATAGCCATGTCTGCTACTTATCCCATGGATATGGTTAGGGGTAGGATTACTGTTCAG ACAGATAAGTCTCCTTACCAGTACCGTGGTATGTTTCATGCATTGGGCACAGTTTACCGTGAAGAAGGCTTCCGTGCTTTATACAGAGGGTGGCTTCCATCAGTGATTGGAGTT GTCCCTTATGTTGGCCTTAACTTTGCTGTATACGAGTCTCTGAAGGACTGGATCCTCCGGACAAATGCATTTGGACTAGCAGATAATAATGAGTTGCATGTAGTCACAAGGCTTGGATGTGGAGCTGTGGCCGGAACCATAGGCCAGACTGTGGCATACCCTCTTGATGTTGTCAGGAGAAGAATGCAGATGGTCGGTTGGAACCATGCTGCCTCTATTATTACTGGAGAAGGCAAAGAGGCACTGCAGTACAATGGAATGGTCGATGCATTCAGGAAAACTGTTCGCCACGAAGGATTTGGTGCTTTGTACAAGGGTCTTGTGCCCAACTCAGTGAAG GTGGTGCCATCCATCGCCATTGCTTTCGTCACGTACGAGGCTGTGAAGGATGTTCTAGGAGTAGAGATGAGGATAGACTGA